Part of the Lutra lutra chromosome 4, mLutLut1.2, whole genome shotgun sequence genome is shown below.
GGGGTAGGTGGGAAGGTGACGTCTCCCCCACACCTGGCAGCTCAGAAATCCTGGCCACGGCTGCCTGTCCTGCCGAGCCCTGAGCTCGCTGTGCACGGGAGCCgctgccctccctgcctggaGCGGCGCCggaagggaggagagggccaGAGCCCGCCAGCCTTCTCCTTTCACTGATGACGAAAGGGCAGGGCAGGCCATTTTCCTAGCTGTGTGCAGAAGGAACACTGAGCCTCGAACCTTCTTATGGACCTTCGGGGGCCTCAAGGGATTTTCCTCCTATCTTTCTAGACGTGAGGAGACTGCGTCCCTGGCCACCTACTCCGATGCCCTCCACCAGGCAGGCCTCCGGGCTTCTGGTGCCCAGAGTGCTTAGTGTGCTCTGCCCTCCCCGGTGCTCTGTCCGTGCACACCCTCCCTGTCAGTGAGGACCAGCCTTCTTCACTCTCCAGGAAGCCTGGTGGGGCCCATTCCCCCGGGACCGGCCCCCTCCTCCTTTTACAGGGTTTTTAGAATCCCTTTGCAGCCGTCCGTGCTGCAGTTTTTTGACATTTCCGCTCCCGTCCTTAACTGTCACTTCTCTCTCGTGACGGCGTGTGTCCTTACCTGTCTGACTTTCCCAGATAGATTTTAAACTCCTTGGAAAGACAGCCAGGGCCCCGGTTTTGCGTCCCttcgcccctcccccaccccgcagcCCGGTATTTCCGATCCACCAAGTACGGAGCTGACAGTTGCCTGCACGACAGATCAGATGCTAGAAATTCCGAAACGAGTCCTCTTCACATCgtcaaataattctaaaaataatgttcTGTCTAATATTTAATCTCTACGCTTAGAATCATTCCCCTGCGAGTGGATGAAAACCATAAATTCAATCCACCGTATATCAAACGGGTCCGTTATCCATCTGGCGTTTGGTGAAGCACCGGGTATCATGAAGGCACCTTCTGCAGGGGCGGGGGGTctcctgcagccccctcccccgacACCTGCATGGCCAGCAACCCCGCCCGGCGCCTTAGAGGAGACCCGTGTCAGTTCACGCCCCTTCCTGCAGCTCCTGAGCGCTGGGCAaaagggaaacagagaaagggCACCAGGACAGGCATCGCGATCCCACAAGATCTGAGGAAGCTTCCCGACCCCTGACTTGCTCTCAGGGGGAGGAGGCGGTTCTGGTGGAAATAAGAAGTGTAAGAAGCTCTAGATGCAAAAAACTGGGGCAAGGAACACGTGGAAGGGAAGCAAAGGTGAGCCGGTGGTAGGGTCGTCTCCAGAAGGCTTCGAGGCTGGCTCGAACGCATCAGAGCTCAGTTATCCGCTTGGTGTGAACTTAGCTTTGCTCGGCAAAAGCAGAGGAGCGCCCTGGGAGGTTGGGTGGTGCACAGGGCTGTGGGCAGACGCGCGCCCTCCCACCTGTACCATAACGGGTCACGGGGGGAATCCAGGCGTATCCTCTCTAAAGTCCCAGCTAAGACCCTAAAGCCCAGCCCGGCCGTAGAGGGCAGGGTGTTTAGCGAGCTCCAAATGCTCATTTGTTCGTGGATGCTCTTATCCCAATTAAGTCATTCAAAACTTTTGAAGTTCATGAGTCATTTGCttcaaatatctttaaattaagGACGGATTCACTTCCCTGGTAGCAAATACCCAGCAAGTTAATTACAAGGGGCTCAGCATTTAAACCGCCATCAAGCCTTAAAGAGGAGAGGAGCTGTCACAGCTGCTCCTAACTCCCTTCCACCTCTATcccagcattttgaaaatatttccccaCATGAGACATGCTCCCAAGGTTGCTGTGCTGCTCAGCTCAGCTGACCATCGGTGTGAGAGAAAAGGACACCAGCCTGTCCCTCCTGCTTGCGGTGGGACACACCTAAAGGACACTGAAGGCCCCCTGGTGACAAAGACAAAGCAACTTGGAAATCATCCTTGGAAACGAACTGAGTGCATCCCAATGTAAAAATTACCAGGCAGGATGGGGATGACCTCGGAGCCGTCCTCGAGCTGCTGGGTGTCACAAATACATGATTGATCCAAATGGGAACCCACCCTGAATGACCATTAACAGAGACCCTACAGGGCTTCATAGCCCCTCCTCAGTGGCATACCTTCGAAAGCTAGAAACATGGACAGTTGAGGAAAGCATCAGAGGTACCTGAGCAGGCTGCAGAATCTCAGGGTCCAGGCAAGAGGGAAAGTCTAAGAACATAGGGTCCCACAAATCTTTACTGAGCACTAGCTGTATGCCACGCACCCACAGCCTAGGAGATCCACAGTGGGCAAACACAATAACCGAAATCAGCTGCCTTGAATTCCCCACAGCTCCCTTTACGAGTTTTAAGATTAAAGCCCAGGAAATGACTTTGTGTTTTTCTCCCAGGAGACTTTGTGATTCCATACTCAGAACATGACCAGCAAGAGAGCTGTCACAGGAAGATGATACTTCACTGTGGGGAGTCCTCTTCTCTCGACCTCGAGTGAACTCCTGTCCCATCTGACACTCACCCTCTGCCAGCACCATCTGAGGCTGGAGCTCAATGCCTCAGTGAACCTGAGCCAGGTGATTTTCCATCCCAAGTAGTTCCTAGCTAGTGCCACCTATACCTCCGCAAAGAGCACCAAGGTCAGGGATGAGGATGTGGGACGTCATCAGATGATCTCATCAAATGACCTCATCAAATGACCCCACGATGGATTAGGAAATGTAGCAGCTGCTAGTGGTAGCAAATCATCACAAGGACAACaatcattattatcattactatcaccgtcatcaccatcatcaccttcatcaccagcaccatcaccatcatcaccattatcatcaccatcaccatcatcaccatcatcatcatcaccatcactatcatcaccatcatcaccaccactattatcatcaccatcaacaaACACCATTATCACCACTATCATCACATTACCATAAGTATCAGCATCATTACCCACCATCATCATCAGCACCATtatcatcactaccatcatcatcatcatcaccaatgtcatcatcaccaccaccatcactatcatcaccatcatcaccagcaccatcatcactatcatcaccatcatcgccaccatcattatcaccatcaccatcatcaccatcatcgccagcaccatcaccatcatcatccccatcatcatcatctccatcactatcatcaccatgatcaccaccaccattagcatcatcatcatcatcatcaccaccattatcatcaccatcaacaccatcacTGCTACTATCATCAAATCACATCACCATAAGCATCAGCATCATTACCCACCAtcatcagcatcagcatcattacccaccatcatcaccatcatcatcatcatcaccagcaccatcactatcatcaccatcatcgccAGCACCATCATCAGcagcaccatcaccatcatcatcatcaccatcatcaacatcaccaccaacaccatcaccaccatcaccattaccaccatcaacaccatcaacaccatcattATTACTACCATGATCATCACTGTATTAACCGCAGCACACATGTAATGAACAGCAGTTATGTACCAGGCATTGACCCCCTGGTCCAAACTATCTCACTTACTCTTTGCAACATTATAAGGTGGTTAATTAAATGCAATTcccactgaggcacagaaaagatAAGAAAGTTGCCCGAGTTCACAAAGCTAATACAAGATGAAGTCAGGGATTTGAAGGCAGACACTCTTACCACTATATTAAAACTAGGAGGGACTTCCCAGTCACTTCATTTATGGGGTGGTCTCTAAGTTCTAACTTTCCTGGTggagaaaatgaaaccaagagagaagagaacttcccagggtcacacagccactTGCAGCAGAGCCCAGATCTGCAGGCAGTCTGCGGCTTATAAGTGTGTATGGCACGCCCAGCCTCCTGGACCACCGCTCTGGGATCCCCAAGACCACCCTTGCAGCTTTAATCCTATCTGAGAAGGGTGAGGAGTAGTTGTGCACCACAAGGAGTCTGGAGCCCAGGTCTATGTGTGGTGACAGCCAGGACAAGGAGAATTTACGGGGCTCCCATCAGAGCTCTTGGTGACTTGGGTTGCTTTTGTGGGATCAGCTGGGCTGTGACAGACCCAGTTAGAGGAGTCATCTTAGCACTTCCTGTCTTGCCTTGCCTTGGCCTGGATGCTGAGGCCGCTGGCGTCCCTTCTCAGCATCCGGCATCACTTCCCAGAATTAACATTTCTCTGCACTGAAAGCAAACACGCGTATTTCCCCccctttaaatttgttttgctaaACAAATTAATCTAGCACCAGATTACATTATGAAGAACCATAAATCTTTTCCAAGATAAGCATCTGTCGAGTTGGATTAGCAACCTCCAATGTACTGTGAATTAATTTGCTGAGCCTTCTAATGCCGTCCTGAACATTTAACTTTAGTAATAACAAATGTAATTTGGAATAAATGGGAACTTGTTTTCTCGTCCGTGCCTATACAGTAAGTGACATGTGTAGAGGGGATGACAGTAAACGAATGTAGCACTAAATTCTATTATGATGATGGCTTGTGAGTACATTGAGGTAAAGACAAATGCTTCCGTAAACTGCTCTCGGGCATCCGGCACAGACGTGGTGGGCTGCAGGCCGTGTGTGCCCTGGTCCTGTACAAAGGCTGCCTGGGAGACTGCCCGCAACCGCCTGCAGACCTTCTCCcgctgtgctccgagctcacaGCCTCCgtccctgggcctggccctggcccctggCTTTGGGATGAGGCTGGGTTTGCTTTCACAGATGCGCTGCTCTCTAGGGAAGAAGTGCTCGGAATATACAAGCTGCAATCTCTCATCCAGGTGAAGGAAGGAAGTAGGTCATGGAACAAAAGCCTCCCACTCTCTGAAAACCTGTCCGACTCCCGACCACGGCCAGACGCAGCCTCGGGCGGACGCAGCCTTCAGGAAGACCTGTGTTGCCGAGAGACCCAGGGGAGCAATTCTCGTCTGTCCAGGGTCCTGAAAGGGGCCCCTCGGGGCCTGCGGAGCCCAAGGCCTTAGGATGCAGAGAATCAGATAAATGGCGTGGAGGAGGCCACGTGGCCCCCGCACCGCTTCGTGTGGACACCCCGGACTACGCATCCTGTTTTAAGATCTGGCCGATACTGCGGCCCTTCTGGGATGTGCATGCCCAGATCTGATCTGTGAATATCCTGGTCCTGGGGGGCGTGGGGTCGTGGCCTGTTCACAGAGGCACAGGGAGCCAGAGGCGGCTGGAGCACAGGGCTCCCGGACTCCGCGTGCGCCCTCAGCCAGCTGTGATGCTGGGGACGTGCCTGTGGCCGGCCCTGAAGGGACGAGCTGGGGCCTGGGAGGTTTTCAAGGGCCACTCCTTTAGAAGCAACTGGgcaaggaggtggaggagaaaaaaatataaagctacTTTACAGTGGATGCTTCAAGGTAACCGTCCGGAGGCACCCAGAGCCACGGGCGGAAGGACAAGAGCCTTTCGTTCTGACCCCCGTCCTCCAAACACCTGTGATGCTGTCTCTGGGCAAGACACTCCTCAAGCCCGACTCAGTCTGCAGAGCCTCAGCCAGCAGCATGAGAAGTTCTCCCTTCTACCCGCCCTCAATCTCTTCTGCTGCTTGACGTGATCTCTAATTCTGGGCCAATGTGGCAGTCACCCTTCCACGGGCCACGGCCTGGAAGGTTTTTGGAGACTCCACCTGGGCCTTAATTCCACCAGCAGGCATGTCCGCATCTCTCTCCCAGGCTGGCCGGGAGTACCATTTGGGAAGAGGTGGCCCTGCGCCTGGTGGGGTCCGGACGCCTGTGACACAGGCAAGGTGGGCACAGCATCCCCTTCTAGGCCACCATTAAGGAGACACCCTGTCCCGTCTCCCTTCTTCCAGCCAGAAGGGTCTGGCTAGAGCACAACCTATATTTGCCAGGACCCAAAGCCCATGGATACGTGTGCCGCTTCGGCCCCCAAGGCCACGGCCCAACTGTTTGCTCTTTGCCGTTGCCGTAGCCGCTGAAAAACGGGGAGTCCTGCCAAGCACTGTCACCAGGCACAGTGTGGCACCCTTCACGAGCCCCTCCCCAGAGTGTCCTCCCCCAAACCGAACCCCAAACAAAAAAGAGGTGGGTGTACCTGAGGTCTCCCCCAGAATCCGTGGGGGCTTGCCGTCTTCGCCGTCGTCTTTGCTGGGACTGGTGGAAGGCTCCGTTGTGCTAACCCCAACCGGGATCCTATTCCTGGGGCCCAGGGGCTCCGTGACCCCCTTAGTCTGCAGTGTGGTGGAGGTGGCCATGGTGGCTGTGGCGGTGGTGGCGGCGGTGGCCACCGTTGTCTTCCGTGTCTGTGAGATGGAGGCCGTGGTGGGGCCGTAAAGCCCTGGGAATGTGTTGGATTCcggggcctcctcctcccccgtGGGCCCCCAGGCGATGAACTCCGTCTCCGTGGTGGGCCTGCTGCCCCGGAAATCAAAACCGCTGAAGCCGGCACCCTGCAGGTGCCTCTTCTCCCTCCGCAGGAGGGCCTGCGGGTCCGTGGTGGCCCCGCTACCCGCCGCGGGGGATGGggacgaggaggaggagcccagggaagggcTGGATTTGGCAGCGGCTGGGGGTTTGGCGAGCCCCCCTCTGGGCACCAGGGCGGCCACCTGGTCCCTGGGTCTGTGTGCCCGTTTGGCGCGTGGACTCGGCACCTGCCCGTGGCTGCGCTCCACGCGGGCCGGGCGCGGGCTCCACATGGGCACGGAGAGGCGCGCCGCCTGTCCGCTCTTCAAACTCCACAGCCGTGGCGGCCGCTGCGGCGGCCGGGGCAGGAGCCGGAAGTCGGGGCCCGGGCCCAGGGCCGCACAGGAGGGCAGATCCATGGCGAGCTGGAACACGGCTATGAGTATCCAAGCACGGCCTCCTCGGGAGCGGCCCGGCCAGCGGACGCACATGGAACTGcgtggaaaagagaaagcagggtCAGGGGGGCCCTGGGGGCGGTGCCGGCagtccccccatccccactcttCTGGTAAGGAGCGCCAACCCTCACCTGAGAGGCGCAGCCAGAGCCCTGCATGAGCTGACTTCACAGCCCTGCGGCCGGCCGGGGGAGGTGGGGGCTCCTGCTCATCAGCACCGCAGCAGCCCCATTCCCGCGCCCTGCGCCACACGTCTCTTCCCAGGAGCGTGAGACGCACACGACTGCTTGACGTGACACGGGAGGGAAACTGGGTCTCTAAACCCCCAACTCAGCTGACAAGATGATCTCAAACCCCTTCTGTTCCCCACTCAGCTTCGGCCCAGAGTGAGACAGACACACGTCGAGGACGTGCGGTAACAGGGGGGCGAGGCGGGGGGCTCAGGCTACCCCTCGGGTCCAGGGCTCCATGTCACAGAAGTTACGGACCCAAGTCTCGGCGCTCACAACCTCCCCTTCCTGAGGCCCGGAGGGACGGGGGTCCCACCGGACTTAACGGGGGCACGGAGGTCGGGCATCTCCCGAGCCCCACCCGGGCTGTGGTGGGCAaaccctcccccttcccaggcACACGTGCAAGTCTCAAAGCAGGCTGTGGCCTTGGGCGCTACACGCTGGAGCACTTCTGACTTGGGGCCTCCTCTGGGATTTGTTCAGGAAAATGAGATCTGCTGTGGGTGAGCGGGAAGTCTGCCGGCGCGCCAGCCCGGCCCGAGTGCTGCTCTGTTGGCGCTCTGGCTCCCCTATTTGCCTGCAGCGCAGGTGCCCTTTGAAGCCCCACAGTCCACCTCCTCGGCTCAGGCGCGGCTGGTGGAAGGGCAAAACCCACGCGACCCGGGGAAGAACGCCGGTGGGTGCACAGGGCGTCACGTGTGCCCTGAGAGCACACTGTCAGCCACGTGGAGGGCTGGGCTTAGGGGACCCAGGCCCACACTCCTTCTCCCACCAGCTTAGGTAACAGAGCACTGGGTACAGACACCGTTAGGAGCCGGCCCTCGTCACCGGCGTCACGTCTGAAAATTGACACAGATCCAGGACGTTAGCGACGGCtgtgggcgggggcgggggtgtttGGTGCACGGAGCTGCCAGCCTGGAAAGCTGCTCAAGACCAGCCCCGCAGAATACAAGGCAGTTTTCTTTATGAGGTTCGCGTGactttaaaagggaagaaatcagtGAGTGAGCAGCGTGTGGTGTGTGAGTGAgtcatgtgtgcatgcatgcacggGAGTGTGTCTCGGGACCGCGGGCCAGCGTGGGTGATTGCTGACATGTGGCGGTGCACCAGTGCCTGTGAAAGACCAAATGTAGAGTGGGTGTGAATGTGTCTGCAAGTGTATAGAGCAAGAGTCCACAtggggtgtctgtgtgtcagTGGGTGTGCAAGAGTGTAAGTCTGTGGGGGTGCCTATGTGCCCAtcacatatacgtgtgtgtgcatatgcaggTGTGGCTGAGCGTGAGGTCTGATGTTGGTGCACACATGTGTGTCAGTGAGTGTGTAAGACTGTGAGTCTGCTGTGAGGTGGTCTGTGTGCCCATCTGTCATATAcgtgcatgtgtgcctgtgtgggtGTGGCCCAGTGTAGGGTTCATGTCAGTGAGCGTAACTGTGTCATTGAGTGTGCAAAATCATGGGTCCACTGGGGGTGGCTGTGGGCCCATTTttcacatgtgtgtgtgcctgtgtgggtGTGGCCCAGCATGGGGTCCATGTCAGTGAGCATGTATAAGTGTGTCATTGAGTGTGCAAGAGTGGGAGTCCGTGGGGGGTTTGTGTACCCATCTGTCGTGGATGCGTACGCATGTGTGCACGCAGCCGAGTGTGGGGTCTGCatgtcactgtgtgtgtgtgagtgtgcacgaGTGTGAGTCTTGGGGGGTCATCGGTGTGCCCTTCTATCGTAGATGCACACGCATGTGTGCCTGCAGCTAAGTGTGGGGTctgcgcgtgtgtgcgtgtgtctgtgtgtgagccCCCCCTCGTTCTTCACTGAGCCCCGTGTATCCGGGGTCGCATCTTCCCTGGGGGGTACTTAGGCACGTGCTGCTCCCTGCCTGTCCTCGGGatgtggaaaggaagaaacttgTATTAATGAGCGCTAATTACCAAAAAGGACTAATCCCCAAATAAAAAGGGCCCAGTTCTTTAATCAGAATGAAAGTGCTTTGCTGCAGAAATTAGGAATCGCTCATTATGCTAATGCCTCTGCACTGAGCTCCTGCCGGTGTGCAATTTCTCTGCACAGCCTGCCAAGCTCCATGCGGGGACCAGGGCCTCCGTCACCGCATGCAGAGATTTAGGTCAGTTTGAAACATCCCGTGCACACGGTAAGCACAGCTTCTATGGCCACAGGTGCCTCAGGAAGGATGGACGATTTAGACCCCCAGGTTCTCCCACCACTCTGCGTATTTGGATGGGAGTCCAGCGCCAGAGCAGTGCCTTACCCCAGGAGGTCCCACCAGGCCCCACGAGGTCCTACCAGGCAATGTCAGGCCCCACCAGGCCCCAGCAGTCCCTACAAGGTCACTGGGGAACCTCAGGCCCCAGCAGATCCCACCAGGTCCCAGCAGGTCCCACCAGGCCCCACCAGGAAACACCAGGTCCTACCAGGCCCCACCAGGCCCCACCAGGCCCCATCGGGCCCCACCCCACCAGGAAACATCAGGTCCCACCAGGAAACACCAGGCCCCATCAAGCCCCATCAGGCCCCACCAGGAAACACCAGGAAACACCAGGTCCTACCAGGCCCCACCAGGCCCCATCAGGCCCCATCAGGCCCCACCAGGAAACACCAGGAAACACTAGGTCCTACCAGGCCCCACCAAGCCCCACCAGGCCCCATCAGGCCCCACCAGGAAACACCAGGAAACACCAGGCCCCACCAGGAAACACCAGGCCCCACCAGGCAACACCAGGTCCCACCAGGCATCACCAGGCTCCATGAGGCCCAACAAGGTCACCAGGCAACCTCAGGCCCCACCAGATTCTTCTAGGTCGCACCAGGCCCCACCAGGAACTAGGTCCCACAATATCATACCAGGCAACACCATGTCCCACCAGGACATACCAAGTCCCACCAGGCCCCATGAAGCCCCATTGAGGTCAGGCAAACTCAGACCACAACAGGCCCCACCAGGAAACACAAGGAAACACAAGGTCCCACCAGGCTTAGTGGACCCCACCAGGCAACACCAGGCCCCTCAGGTCCCATGAGGCAAGGCCCCACCAGACCTCAGCAGACACAACCAGGACCCCATTGGCCCCATTAGGCCCCCAGAACGGAAAGCAGACCCAGATGAGCCCGCATGCCGTCAGCACCAGGGAGAAAATTGTCCcaggaaattaaaaccacagcaCCTCAGCCTGTGCTACCCGCCTGCCCAGCAGAACTTCACACACAGGATGTTTCTGTCATTTTTCACCAATCCGGGGCTGCAATTCATTACCATAGAAACCCCCTCATTTCCACGCCACCCGCTTTTATGCAGAAAAACCAACCGATCGCAAGAGCGGGAGAGTTTGTCTTGTTTCCCTTCGAGTCCGGTTTCTTCCCTCTTAAAGTGGCGGATGGTCCAGAGAGGGACTATGAGGAGCGCAGGGGGCAAGTCAGCAGCCAGGACACGCCAGGCCAGTGTCGGGGGCAGAGAGAGCCCCTCCCGTAGGGGGGTCGGGGGGCCAATCCCGTGGCCTGCGGGGACCGGCGGTCCCTCTCCAGGGTCGAAGTTCCCCAGCCTGGACCTTTGGGCTCCAGGGGTACATGCTCAGCACGTGTCGGGATGACGCTGCGTCCGGGTGTCCGGGAACCCGGCCATACGTGCAAGGACCACATGCGGGGCGATGTGGGACCTCTCGCTCCGTCCTCTCAGCTGGCCCAGCCCCAGGAACGCTCTTCCCTCTGAGCCCGTCCAGCACGGGGGTGGGAGGCCTCAGTTCTGCCCACAGCCCCCTGGCCCCAGGAAGGCGCCGTGGCGCCGTCAGCCCCAAGGGCTGGAGGCCCCTCTGAGGGTCAGGAGGGAGGCCCAGCGGCCATCGGCCCCACTGCTAGCTGTCAGCGTCACCACGGGACACACCAAGGAGGCCACAGTGCAGTGCCGACGCCAAGTGCCCCAAGGGCATCCACGGGCCATGACCCCCCACTTCACACCCACGAGGACGATGACAGGCACAAAGCCAAGTCCAAGTGTTGGCAAGGCCGTGGGGAGATGGGAGCTCTCGCCCAGGGTCGTGGGAATGTAAGAGGGTGTCGCTGCCGCGCAGAACAGCTCAGCAGCTCCTCGAAGACTTAGTTCCCGCTGACCCCGATGTCCACTCGGGTGGACACCCAAGTCCACAAAAACGTGAGCACAAATGTTCCCCGCAGCCCTCCTGGGGCAGCCGAGAGCCGAAGCCACCAGAGTCCATCAGGTGACCGGATGAGGACGACGCGCTCTGTCCCCACAGGGGAACATCCTCTGGCCTTTGAAAAGGAAAGCGGCAGCGACACATGCAGCCAGGTGGACGGAGCTTGGACACAATCCGTGACATAGAAGCTCCGTGTCGCCGAGACGCCCAGAACCCGGCGACCCACAGAGACCGAGAGTAGAGTCCCGGTtgccgggggctgggggaggtgacTGCTGATGGTTATAGGATTTCTCTTAGGTGGGACAGGGACGTTCTGGCATTGAGAGTGCTGACGGCTGCACGACCTTGGGAATACACTGAAACCACTGGGGCGGGGGTGACTTTGTGGGGGACATCGTAGCTCAAGAAGCTGATACGTTCAAGGGCAGAGACCAGCCTGGGGGGGGACGCGGCACGGAGTCCTGTTCTGGGCACAGGTCCCAGCAGCAGGGACGAAGGAGACGGTGCCCAAGCTGGGGGCAGCGTCTGAGCTGCCAGCACGGGGCAGGGAGCACGCACAAGCTCCCTCAGGCTCGCACACGGTCCTTGCCTGGCTGGGGCCGGGGCTCGTCGGAGGTCGGAGCGCCCGGCTGCCCGCCCCCAGCCTGCGCAGGGCTGTGTCCCTGCCCCGCCACCTCCATCCTGCCGCGTCCACATCGGGGCTGTGGCGCCGTCCGCTTTATTTTCTGGTTCATGGCTTTCTTGCTTCtcccccttttaaatttttattgaaatcttttttttttccccctaagaacaCGTTCATAGGATTTGTGGATTGAGACTGGATTTGCTACCTTCTGTGTATTTTCTTCGCAGAAGAGGCCCGCGGCTAATTACACACGAAGACTTGTCTTCCACTTCGGGTCCCACTTTCTGCAGGGGGCTCGCAGGCCAGGCCTCCTGCAGGTGCCCAGATCCCGTGTGCAAGAGCTCCTAGGGCGGTGAGACATTGGGCTGGGCGGGAAGATCCTACAAGCCCAGGAATCTCTCTACGGGCGGCGGGGAGCCCCTCTACCCCGTCCCGGTGCTGCACCACCTGGGAATAGCCTTGCCCCAGCGTGCCCACTCCTGGGCTTGTCCTCAGCTGGCCTGGGACACCAGCCACAGCATGCATGAGTGGCGTACACCTGTCCGGGACGGTGACTCCCTCTGACACGTCCCGTCCCATCTCCTCCGGCTACAAATCGGGTGAGTTTTGGAGAGTTATGAAAAGCGGGTGTCCCCCAACCACGTGTGCTGCGCTTAGTGACCTGCTTCCCAAAATTAGCACATGGCAAGGGGGGGGTGCTTCTCTGTGGAGACACCTGGCACGCAGGACCTCGGCCAGTGTCAAGGTCACGTCCGCGGCGTGAGTCATGACAGCAGGCGCTCCCGACAGGATGGGAAAGGACCGCGCCTCCTCCCGAAACCCGTCACGCCGTCAAACCGTGAGACAACCACCAGACAGATCCCGCTGGAGGGACATTCGACAAAATCCCTGACCAGTCCTCCTCAAAACtgccaaggtcatcaaaaacaaggaaaagtccGGAAAACTACCACCATCGAGAGAAGCCTACAGAGACACACATGTCATGTGGTGCCCCGAGTGGGATCctggaggagaaaaaggaagtcgAAAAAAACCTCGGGGAATGTGGACCAAATGCGGGATTTCACGAATGCTGAGGAGCGGTGTTTCCCCTTAGTGGAGACGCACATGGAGACAGAAGAGGTTTACGTGAGGGACGTCTGGGGGTAGAGAACACAGGATTtctgtctgcttttccttcttttcaactTCTCTAAGTTTAAAACTATcctgaaataaaaagtttatggAATTGAACACCCCAACAGAAGTGGGGTGGACACAGGGGTCATGCTGAGGACTGTGGGGGACCCCGCCAGGGCTCTGTGGGGTCCCTGGGCCCCGGGTGATCGGACCTCCACCTCGAGGGGTGGCCCGGGGGGGCACCTGCGAAGGAGCACAGCCTTGTCACGGTGTTTCCATCAGAGAAAAGTGGCTTTAGGTGGGAGGGGAGACCCTGGCACCTGGTACAGAGAAGACCCTGGGTTCCCCCACCCCTGTGTCTCCAAGTTCTTCCAGCTGCGGGTCTGCACAGAATGGGGCTGGCAAACTGCCCTGTCCTTCCCTTTCTCATGCCCGGGAGGCTTTCCCCCATCGCCCCCAAACGCCAACACAGCGGTGCAGGAGCAGAGACCCGCCTTCCCCACACAGGCCAGGACACCCGGCCGCGGCTCAGGAAGggagcacacacacacttccttctGGAAGG
Proteins encoded:
- the AJAP1 gene encoding adherens junction-associated protein 1 isoform X1; this translates as MWIQQLLGLSSMCVRWPGRSRGGRAWILIAVFQLAMDLPSCAALGPGPDFRLLPRPPQRPPRLWSLKSGQAARLSVPMWSPRPARVERSHGQVPSPRAKRAHRPRDQVAALVPRGGLAKPPAAAKSSPSLGSSSSSPSPAAGSGATTDPQALLRREKRHLQGAGFSGFDFRGSRPTTETEFIAWGPTGEEEAPESNTFPGLYGPTTASISQTRKTTVATAATTATATMATSTTLQTKGVTEPLGPRNRIPVGVSTTEPSTSPSKDDGEDGKPPRILGETSGLAVHQIITITVSLIMVIAALITTLVLKNCCAQSGNTRRNSHQRKVNQQEESCQNLTDFTPARVPSSLDIFTAYNETLQCSHECVRASVPMYTDETLHPTAEYKSTFNGNRPSSSDRHLIPVAFVSEKWFEISC
- the AJAP1 gene encoding adherens junction-associated protein 1 isoform X2; translation: MCVRWPGRSRGGRAWILIAVFQLAMDLPSCAALGPGPDFRLLPRPPQRPPRLWSLKSGQAARLSVPMWSPRPARVERSHGQVPSPRAKRAHRPRDQVAALVPRGGLAKPPAAAKSSPSLGSSSSSPSPAAGSGATTDPQALLRREKRHLQGAGFSGFDFRGSRPTTETEFIAWGPTGEEEAPESNTFPGLYGPTTASISQTRKTTVATAATTATATMATSTTLQTKGVTEPLGPRNRIPVGVSTTEPSTSPSKDDGEDGKPPRILGETSGLAVHQIITITVSLIMVIAALITTLVLKNCCAQSGNTRRNSHQRKVNQQEESCQNLTDFTPARVPSSLDIFTAYNETLQCSHECVRASVPMYTDETLHPTAEYKSTFNGNRPSSSDRHLIPVAFVSEKWFEISC